In the Streptomyces fradiae ATCC 10745 = DSM 40063 genome, one interval contains:
- a CDS encoding amino acid ABC transporter permease, which yields MTTDLKKQGPEGSVPPSGPEAIKAIPVRHYGRYVSAVVALAAFAAIIYAFAQGQINWDAIPDYFFDDRIIEGVGQTLLLTVLSMAIGIVGGVLLAVMRLSRNPVTSSIAWFYIWFFRGTPVLVQLFVWFNLGLVFEYINLGPFYKDEWSDFMTPFLTALLGLGLNEAAYMAEICRAGLLAVDEGQTEASHALGMSHSKTLRRIVIPQAMRVIVPPTGNEVINMLKTTSLVAAVQYYELLRNAQDIGQTSGAPVEMLFLAATWYLIMTSVLSVGQYYLERYYARGSSRALPATPWQKVKTHLLSFSSRQGGKA from the coding sequence GTGACAACTGACCTGAAGAAGCAGGGCCCGGAGGGCTCGGTCCCGCCCTCCGGCCCGGAGGCGATCAAGGCGATCCCGGTCCGCCACTACGGCCGGTACGTCAGCGCCGTCGTCGCCCTGGCGGCGTTCGCCGCCATCATCTACGCGTTCGCGCAGGGCCAGATCAACTGGGACGCGATCCCCGACTACTTCTTCGACGACCGCATCATCGAGGGCGTCGGCCAGACGCTGCTGCTGACGGTCCTGTCGATGGCCATCGGCATCGTCGGCGGCGTCCTGCTGGCCGTCATGCGGCTCTCGCGCAACCCGGTGACGTCGTCGATCGCCTGGTTCTACATCTGGTTCTTCCGCGGCACCCCGGTCCTGGTCCAGCTCTTCGTCTGGTTCAACCTGGGACTGGTCTTCGAGTACATCAACCTCGGCCCGTTCTACAAGGACGAGTGGTCCGACTTCATGACGCCGTTCCTGACGGCGCTCCTGGGGCTCGGCCTGAACGAGGCCGCCTACATGGCCGAGATCTGCCGCGCGGGCCTCCTCGCGGTCGACGAGGGCCAGACCGAGGCCTCGCACGCGCTGGGCATGAGCCACAGCAAGACCCTGCGCCGCATCGTGATCCCGCAGGCCATGCGCGTCATCGTGCCGCCCACGGGCAACGAGGTCATCAACATGCTGAAGACGACCTCGCTGGTGGCGGCGGTGCAGTACTACGAGTTGCTGCGCAACGCCCAGGACATCGGCCAGACGTCCGGCGCCCCGGTGGAGATGCTGTTCCTGGCGGCCACCTGGTACCTGATCATGACCTCGGTCCTCAGCGTCGGGCAGTACTACCTGGAGCGGTACTACGCACGCGGAAGCTCCCGCGCGCTCCCGGCCACCCCGTGGCAGAAGGTGAAGACGCACCTGCTGTCGTTCTCCAGCCGGCAGGGAGGCAAGGCATGA
- a CDS encoding ABC transporter substrate-binding protein encodes MTASTTRRSTAAKTRTQRPSRTVAVAATAVAGAMLLTACGDQTQSGSSDKETKGSAAASAPLADKLPKDIRDKGVIKVGSDIAYAPVEFKDKDGKTTGIDPDLAEAMGKQLGVTFQFENGTFDTLITGLRAKRYDIAMSAMTDTKDRQEGIDSETKKKVGEGVDFVDYFNAGVSIYTKKGADKGIKTWADLCGKKLVVQRGTVSEDLAKSESKKCTDGKKPAIAIEAFDNDQQAQTRLRAGGADAGSSDFPVAAYTVKTSGGGNDFQIVGEQVEAAPYGIAVAKQSTQLRDAIKAAMDAIIANGEYKKVLDKWGVAEGAVTEAKINGGS; translated from the coding sequence ATGACCGCAAGCACCACCCGACGCTCGACCGCCGCGAAGACCCGGACGCAGCGACCGTCCCGGACCGTCGCGGTCGCTGCGACCGCGGTCGCCGGCGCCATGCTGCTCACCGCGTGCGGCGACCAGACGCAGAGCGGCTCCTCCGACAAGGAGACGAAGGGGTCGGCCGCGGCCTCCGCCCCGCTCGCCGACAAGCTCCCCAAGGACATCCGCGACAAGGGCGTCATCAAGGTCGGCTCGGACATCGCGTACGCGCCCGTCGAGTTCAAGGACAAGGACGGCAAGACCACCGGTATCGACCCGGACCTCGCCGAGGCCATGGGCAAGCAGCTCGGCGTGACCTTCCAGTTCGAGAACGGCACCTTCGACACCCTGATCACCGGCCTGCGCGCCAAGCGGTACGACATCGCGATGTCGGCGATGACGGACACGAAGGACCGCCAGGAGGGCATCGACTCGGAGACGAAGAAGAAGGTCGGCGAGGGCGTCGACTTCGTCGACTACTTCAACGCGGGCGTCTCGATCTACACCAAGAAGGGCGCCGACAAGGGCATCAAGACCTGGGCGGACCTCTGCGGCAAGAAGCTCGTCGTCCAGCGCGGCACGGTCTCCGAGGACCTCGCCAAGTCCGAGTCGAAGAAGTGCACCGACGGCAAGAAGCCCGCCATCGCGATCGAGGCCTTCGACAACGACCAGCAGGCCCAGACCCGCCTGCGCGCGGGCGGCGCCGACGCCGGCTCCTCCGACTTCCCCGTCGCCGCGTACACGGTGAAGACCTCCGGTGGCGGCAACGACTTCCAGATCGTCGGCGAGCAGGTCGAGGCCGCCCCGTACGGCATCGCCGTCGCCAAGCAGAGCACCCAGCTCCGCGACGCGATCAAGGCCGCCATGGACGCGATCATCGCCAACGGCGAGTACAAGAAGGTCCTCGACAAGTGGGGCGTCGCCGAGGGCGCCGTGACCGAGGCGAAGATCAACGGCGGTTCCTGA
- a CDS encoding NAD(P)-dependent malic enzyme — protein sequence MAAEIVNPRSDSDTDGGTRGASDEPFDPAFALHRGGKMAVQATVPVRDKDDLSLAYTPGVAKVCSAIAERPELVHDYTWKSQVVAVVTDGTAVLGLGDIGPEASLPVMEGKAILFKQFGGVDAVPIALATTDADEIVETVVRLAPSFGGVNLEDISAPRCFEIERKLQERLDIPVFHDDQHGTAIVTLAALRNAARLTGRGLGDLRAVISGAGAAGVAIAKFLLAAGLGDVAVADRKGVVSRDRDDLTPVKRELAELTNKAGLSGPLESALAGADVFIGVSGGTVPEAAVASMAPGSFVFAMANPNPEVHPDVAHKYAAVVATGRSDFPNQINNVLAFPGIFAGALQVRASRITEGMKIAAADALADVVGDDLAADYVIPSPFDERVAPAVTAAVAAAARAEGVARR from the coding sequence ATGGCAGCGGAGATCGTCAACCCTCGTAGCGACAGCGATACCGACGGCGGTACGCGCGGCGCTTCGGACGAACCCTTCGACCCGGCATTCGCCCTCCACCGGGGCGGCAAGATGGCCGTGCAGGCCACCGTCCCGGTCCGCGACAAGGACGACCTGTCCCTCGCGTACACGCCCGGCGTGGCGAAGGTGTGCAGCGCCATCGCCGAGCGTCCCGAACTCGTCCACGACTACACCTGGAAGTCCCAGGTCGTCGCCGTCGTCACGGACGGCACGGCCGTCCTGGGCCTCGGTGACATCGGGCCCGAGGCCTCCCTCCCCGTGATGGAGGGCAAGGCCATCCTCTTCAAGCAGTTCGGCGGCGTCGACGCGGTGCCCATCGCGCTCGCCACGACCGACGCCGACGAGATCGTCGAGACCGTCGTCCGGCTCGCCCCCTCCTTCGGCGGGGTGAACCTGGAGGACATCTCGGCGCCGCGCTGCTTCGAGATCGAGCGGAAGCTCCAGGAGCGCCTCGACATCCCGGTCTTCCACGACGACCAGCACGGCACGGCCATCGTCACCCTGGCGGCCCTGCGCAACGCGGCCAGGCTCACCGGGCGCGGTCTCGGCGACCTGCGCGCCGTGATCTCCGGCGCGGGCGCGGCCGGCGTGGCCATCGCGAAGTTCCTGCTGGCCGCCGGCCTCGGCGACGTCGCGGTCGCCGACCGCAAGGGCGTCGTCAGCCGCGACCGGGACGACCTGACCCCGGTCAAGCGGGAGCTGGCCGAGCTGACCAACAAGGCCGGCCTGTCCGGCCCGCTGGAGTCGGCCCTCGCCGGCGCGGACGTCTTCATCGGCGTCTCCGGCGGTACGGTGCCGGAGGCGGCGGTCGCGTCGATGGCGCCGGGCTCGTTCGTGTTCGCCATGGCCAACCCGAACCCGGAGGTCCACCCCGACGTCGCCCACAAGTACGCGGCGGTCGTGGCCACCGGCCGGTCGGACTTCCCGAACCAGATCAACAACGTGCTGGCCTTCCCCGGCATCTTCGCCGGCGCCCTCCAGGTGCGGGCCTCCCGCATCACCGAGGGCATGAAGATCGCCGCGGCCGACGCGCTGGCGGACGTGGTCGGCGACGACCTCGCCGCCGACTACGTGATCCCGTCGCCGTTCGACGAGCGCGTCGCCCCGGCCGTCACCGCGGCCGTCGCGGCGGCCGCCCGCGCGGAGGGCGTCGCCCGCCGCTGA
- a CDS encoding GntR family transcriptional regulator — protein MELDRTRPLWRQIAAEIIRRIQNGTYPPGSRVPSTLEIAQEFGVVNATAAKAMRHVREQGWTRGEVGLGTFVADPLPPSPGTPAPSA, from the coding sequence ATGGAGCTTGACCGCACACGCCCCCTCTGGCGGCAGATCGCAGCGGAGATCATCCGGCGCATCCAGAACGGCACGTATCCGCCGGGAAGCCGCGTGCCCTCCACTCTGGAAATCGCCCAGGAGTTCGGCGTGGTGAACGCGACAGCGGCGAAGGCGATGCGGCATGTCAGGGAGCAGGGGTGGACGCGGGGCGAGGTCGGGCTGGGGACTTTCGTCGCCGACCCCCTGCCGCCCTCCCCCGGGACCCCCGCTCCCTCCGCGTAG
- a CDS encoding Uma2 family endonuclease gives MTAEMVAPAWMHEQITAEEYDSWSEEQCAGIEIVDGMVVVSPSASKRHNRLARILANALDAAAGPEWNADTGFDVRLRDVPLTNRRPDVIVYRADTIDITPTRPEHVLLVAEVVSPGSETTDRIVKVDQYARAGIGFYWRIEQAATGVPLVYTYLLDPATKTYRDGDVFTGVLKVAAPFPVEIDLGRV, from the coding sequence GTGACGGCCGAGATGGTGGCTCCGGCATGGATGCATGAGCAGATCACGGCGGAGGAGTACGACTCCTGGTCCGAGGAGCAGTGCGCCGGTATCGAGATCGTGGACGGGATGGTCGTCGTGAGTCCGAGTGCGTCCAAGCGGCACAACCGGCTCGCTCGGATTCTGGCGAACGCCCTGGATGCCGCCGCGGGCCCGGAGTGGAACGCCGACACGGGCTTCGACGTCCGGCTCCGGGACGTCCCGCTGACCAATCGCCGCCCGGACGTCATTGTGTACCGCGCGGACACGATCGACATCACCCCCACTCGCCCCGAGCACGTGCTGCTGGTCGCGGAGGTGGTGTCGCCGGGCTCGGAGACCACCGACCGGATCGTGAAGGTCGATCAGTACGCCAGGGCAGGCATCGGCTTCTACTGGCGGATCGAGCAGGCCGCGACAGGCGTTCCTCTCGTGTACACCTACCTTCTCGACCCCGCGACGAAGACCTACCGGGACGGGGACGTCTTCACCGGCGTCCTCAAGGTCGCGGCCCCCTTCCCGGTGGAGATCGACCTCGGCCGGGTCTGA
- a CDS encoding zinc-binding dehydrogenase, with protein sequence MFAAYAARIDRDQPLNGLELGDRPEPEVRPGWTTVTVKAASLNHHDLWSLRGVGLPEEKLPMILGCDAAGVDEDGNEVVIHSVIGQTGHGVGPREPRSILTERYQGTFAERVAVPAWNVLPKPAELSFEEAACLPTAWLTAYRMLFTNAGVRPGDSVLVQGAGGGVATAAIVLGKAAGLRVFATSRDEAKRKRAVDLGAVDAFEPGARLPQRVDAVIETVGAATWSHSVKSLRPGGTLVISGATSGDRPSHAELTRIFFLELKVVGSTMGSKDELEDLLSFCATTGVRPVIDEVLPLDRARDGFAKMASGDLFGKVVLTPVS encoded by the coding sequence ATGTTCGCTGCCTATGCCGCACGTATCGACCGCGATCAGCCCCTGAACGGCCTTGAGCTGGGCGACCGCCCGGAACCCGAGGTACGGCCGGGCTGGACCACCGTCACCGTCAAGGCCGCCTCCCTCAACCACCACGACCTGTGGTCCCTGCGCGGGGTCGGCCTGCCCGAGGAGAAGCTGCCGATGATCCTCGGCTGCGACGCCGCCGGTGTCGACGAGGACGGCAACGAGGTGGTCATCCACTCCGTCATCGGCCAGACCGGCCACGGCGTGGGGCCCCGCGAGCCCCGCTCCATCCTGACCGAGCGCTACCAGGGCACCTTCGCCGAGCGGGTCGCCGTGCCCGCCTGGAACGTGCTGCCCAAGCCCGCCGAGCTGAGCTTCGAGGAGGCCGCCTGCCTCCCGACCGCCTGGCTCACCGCGTACCGCATGCTCTTCACCAACGCCGGGGTCCGCCCCGGCGACTCCGTGCTCGTCCAGGGCGCGGGCGGCGGTGTCGCCACGGCCGCGATCGTGCTGGGGAAGGCCGCCGGGCTGCGGGTCTTCGCCACCAGCCGCGACGAGGCCAAGCGCAAGCGCGCCGTCGACCTCGGAGCCGTCGACGCGTTCGAGCCCGGCGCGCGGCTGCCGCAGCGCGTGGACGCCGTCATCGAGACCGTCGGCGCCGCCACCTGGTCGCACTCGGTCAAGTCGCTGCGCCCCGGCGGCACCCTGGTCATCTCCGGTGCGACCAGCGGCGACCGGCCCTCGCACGCCGAGCTGACCCGGATCTTCTTCCTGGAGCTGAAGGTCGTCGGTTCGACCATGGGATCGAAGGACGAGCTGGAGGACCTGCTCTCCTTCTGCGCCACCACGGGGGTCCGGCCCGTCATCGACGAGGTGCTGCCGCTGGACCGGGCGCGCGACGGCTTCGCCAAGATGGCCTCCGGCGACCTGTTCGGGAAGGTCGTGCTGACGCCCGTCTCCTGA
- a CDS encoding glycoside hydrolase family 5 protein translates to MRNRTRTTVCAAVLTALLAAAGPPFAGAAGREDRAAATGERASGAAQEPAREAAGEPGIPPLTDGLGRVLTLRGWNVEDKAHRGDAALSAVTERHFRDLAAHGFGFARILVFWDDLEPQRGRYSETYLRKIERVLGWARKHRVRVVIDAHQDVFGPAFGHRGVPEWATRTDGLPFTPRPGDWFSEYFEPAVQRAFTHLYEDEDLRRAQAAMWRVLAARFADHPAVLGYDLINEPMGELRPGEDLPAAARRIEAEQLTPMYRRLARAVRGVDRDAWLFVEPTPIVGEGVPTGLGRVDDPKVVYAPHFYDTAMEAGADYDPAAGWIEAYEKAVVEYPKRHRVPVVVGEWGPLNNALPHMGLFYRDALASLNRYASGWAGYVWCYGGGYCALDAEGRFRTNKGATAAPYAPAVAGAVRAEAHGPETYRVTYTARPGVTELSLPPSPRGWRVAVEGPARPSRAEVPAGERAARVTVRAVPGATVTVRVGPR, encoded by the coding sequence ATGCGCAACCGCACGCGTACCACCGTCTGCGCCGCCGTCCTGACCGCCCTGCTCGCCGCGGCCGGCCCACCCTTCGCGGGGGCGGCCGGGCGGGAGGACCGGGCGGCCGCGACCGGGGAGCGGGCTTCCGGGGCGGCGCAGGAGCCCGCCCGCGAGGCGGCCGGTGAACCGGGCATCCCCCCGCTCACCGACGGCCTCGGGCGCGTCCTCACCCTGCGCGGCTGGAACGTCGAGGACAAGGCCCACCGCGGCGACGCCGCCCTCTCCGCCGTCACCGAGCGGCACTTCCGCGACCTCGCCGCCCACGGGTTCGGCTTCGCCCGCATCCTCGTCTTCTGGGACGACCTGGAGCCGCAGCGCGGCCGGTACAGCGAGACGTACCTGCGGAAGATCGAGCGGGTCCTGGGCTGGGCCCGGAAGCACCGCGTCCGGGTGGTGATCGACGCCCACCAGGACGTCTTCGGCCCGGCCTTCGGCCACCGGGGCGTACCGGAGTGGGCCACCCGCACCGACGGGCTGCCCTTCACCCCGCGCCCCGGCGACTGGTTCTCCGAGTACTTCGAACCGGCCGTCCAGCGGGCCTTCACCCACCTCTACGAGGACGAGGACCTGCGCCGCGCCCAGGCGGCGATGTGGCGGGTCCTCGCGGCCCGGTTCGCGGACCACCCGGCGGTCCTCGGGTACGACCTGATCAACGAGCCCATGGGCGAGCTGCGCCCCGGCGAGGACCTGCCGGCCGCCGCCCGCCGCATCGAGGCCGAGCAGCTCACGCCGATGTACCGGCGGCTCGCGCGGGCCGTGCGCGGCGTGGACCGCGACGCCTGGCTCTTCGTGGAACCGACGCCCATCGTCGGCGAGGGCGTCCCCACCGGACTCGGCCGCGTCGACGACCCGAAGGTCGTGTACGCCCCGCACTTCTACGACACCGCCATGGAGGCGGGCGCCGACTACGACCCGGCCGCCGGGTGGATCGAGGCGTACGAGAAGGCGGTCGTGGAGTACCCGAAGCGCCACCGGGTGCCGGTCGTCGTGGGGGAGTGGGGGCCGCTGAACAACGCCCTGCCCCACATGGGCCTCTTCTACCGCGACGCGCTGGCCTCGCTGAACCGCTACGCCTCCGGCTGGGCGGGGTACGTGTGGTGCTACGGCGGCGGGTACTGCGCGCTGGACGCCGAGGGCCGCTTCCGCACCAACAAGGGCGCGACCGCCGCCCCGTACGCCCCGGCCGTGGCGGGCGCGGTACGGGCGGAGGCGCACGGGCCGGAGACGTACCGGGTCACCTACACCGCCCGGCCCGGTGTGACGGAGCTGTCCCTGCCGCCCTCGCCGCGCGGCTGGCGGGTGGCGGTGGAGGGGCCCGCCCGGCCGAGCCGCGCGGAGGTGCCGGCGGGGGAGCGGGCGGCGCGGGTGACGGTGCGGGCCGTACCGGGTGCGACGGTCACGGTGCGGGTCGGCCCGCGCTGA
- a CDS encoding PadR family transcriptional regulator — MPPVFAHGRLRLYLLKLLDEAPRHGYEVIRLLEERFQGLYAPSAGTVYPRLAKLEAEGLVRHTSEGGRKVYSITDAGRAELAGRSGELADLEQEIRDSVSELAAEIRADVRGAAGRLRSEMRAAAGETRRTADRPGGGQEGEAWRVAKEELRRAQQEWREQARRARDESRRAREEAQAARRQAEEAQDRARREMQRVAQQVQEHLARGDWPAGVREGLADLTTRLGGLFGAPGNGTAAPGTGAGKDSGPATGSGGGSGTGTPTGGGSGSGTGTGTGTANGSGGGTGSGTATASTAAGPRAGSRGPYEKADPAAGFPAWAAEPGTGGDPARELERLLDRLRDEVRDAARDHGVTEAQLTEARHHLGTAAARLTALLRPGA; from the coding sequence ATGCCCCCCGTCTTCGCCCACGGCCGACTGCGGCTGTACCTGCTGAAGCTGCTCGACGAGGCCCCCCGCCACGGCTACGAGGTGATCCGCCTGCTGGAGGAGCGGTTCCAGGGCCTGTACGCGCCCTCCGCCGGGACGGTCTACCCGAGGCTCGCCAAGCTGGAGGCCGAGGGCCTGGTCCGGCACACCTCCGAGGGCGGCCGCAAGGTCTACTCGATCACCGACGCGGGCCGCGCGGAACTGGCGGGCCGCAGTGGGGAGCTGGCCGACCTGGAGCAGGAGATCCGGGACTCGGTCTCCGAGCTGGCCGCCGAGATCCGCGCCGACGTGCGGGGCGCCGCCGGGCGGCTGCGCAGCGAGATGCGCGCCGCGGCGGGCGAGACCCGCCGCACGGCCGACCGGCCCGGCGGCGGCCAGGAGGGCGAGGCGTGGCGCGTCGCGAAGGAGGAGCTGCGGCGCGCCCAGCAGGAGTGGCGCGAGCAGGCCCGGCGGGCCCGGGACGAGTCGCGCCGCGCCCGCGAGGAGGCGCAGGCCGCCCGGCGCCAGGCCGAGGAGGCGCAGGACCGGGCGCGCCGCGAGATGCAGCGCGTCGCCCAGCAGGTCCAGGAGCACCTGGCGCGCGGCGACTGGCCCGCCGGGGTCCGGGAGGGCCTGGCCGACCTGACGACCCGCCTCGGCGGCCTGTTCGGAGCCCCCGGCAACGGCACGGCGGCGCCGGGGACCGGGGCCGGCAAGGACTCCGGACCGGCCACCGGCTCCGGCGGCGGCTCGGGGACCGGGACGCCCACCGGCGGCGGCTCGGGCTCCGGGACCGGGACCGGGACCGGGACGGCGAACGGCTCCGGGGGCGGTACCGGCTCCGGTACGGCGACCGCCTCCACGGCGGCAGGCCCGCGGGCCGGCTCCCGGGGGCCGTACGAGAAGGCCGACCCGGCCGCCGGCTTCCCGGCGTGGGCGGCGGAGCCGGGCACCGGCGGCGACCCCGCTCGCGAGCTGGAGCGCCTGCTGGACCGCCTGCGCGACGAGGTCCGGGACGCGGCCCGCGACCACGGGGTGACCGAGGCGCAGCTCACGGAGGCCCGCCACCACCTGGGCACGGCGGCGGCCCGCCTCACGGCCCTCCTCCGCCCCGGCGCCTGA
- a CDS encoding DUF4097 family beta strand repeat-containing protein: protein MPEWSVTEPMKLTLDDPVTALRVRVVNGAVNVVGTDGGPARLEVAEVRGPALTVTQDGGTLTVGYPDLSRKGGLLDRLLARLPQLSKADARSAVVSLAVPAGASVEIEAVGAGAVVSGVRGRTKVSGVGGDMTLVGLSGPVRAQTVSGGVEAQSVTGDLRFQSVSGDLTVVEGSGASVRADSVSGDVLVDVDPEGEATDIQVATVTGEVAIRLPHRADARVEASTTSGSVASAFDGLRVDGAWGAKRISGTLGAGTGTLKATTMSGAIALLRRPEPSGPGGSGAGTSDDLPSSGKAL, encoded by the coding sequence ATGCCAGAGTGGTCCGTCACCGAGCCGATGAAGCTCACCCTCGACGATCCCGTGACGGCGCTGCGCGTGCGCGTCGTGAACGGCGCGGTCAACGTGGTCGGCACGGACGGCGGCCCGGCCCGCCTGGAGGTCGCGGAGGTGCGGGGCCCGGCCCTGACCGTGACCCAGGACGGCGGAACGCTGACCGTCGGCTACCCGGACCTGTCCCGCAAGGGCGGACTGCTGGACCGCCTGCTCGCCAGGCTCCCCCAGCTCTCCAAGGCCGACGCGCGCAGCGCCGTCGTCTCCCTCGCCGTGCCGGCGGGCGCGTCGGTGGAGATCGAGGCGGTGGGCGCCGGGGCCGTCGTGTCGGGGGTCCGGGGGCGTACGAAGGTCAGCGGCGTCGGCGGGGACATGACGCTCGTCGGGCTCTCCGGCCCGGTGCGGGCGCAGACCGTGTCCGGGGGCGTCGAGGCGCAGTCGGTCACCGGGGACCTGCGCTTCCAGTCCGTGTCGGGCGACCTCACGGTCGTCGAGGGCTCGGGGGCGTCCGTGCGGGCCGACTCCGTCAGCGGCGACGTGCTGGTGGACGTGGACCCGGAGGGCGAGGCCACCGACATCCAGGTGGCCACCGTCACCGGCGAGGTCGCGATCCGGCTGCCGCACCGCGCCGACGCGCGGGTCGAGGCCAGCACCACGAGCGGCTCGGTGGCCAGCGCGTTCGACGGGCTGCGGGTCGACGGGGCGTGGGGCGCCAAGCGGATCAGCGGCACCCTGGGAGCTGGTACGGGCACGCTGAAGGCGACGACCATGTCCGGCGCGATCGCCCTGCTGCGCCGCCCGGAGCCCTCCGGGCCCGGCGGGAGCGGGGCCGGTACGAGTGACGACCTCCCCTCCTCCGGAAAGGCGCTGTGA
- a CDS encoding DUF6104 family protein, giving the protein MYFTDRGIEELEKRRGEEEVTFEWLAEQLRTFVDLNPDFEVPVERLATWLARLDDEDEE; this is encoded by the coding sequence GTGTACTTCACCGATCGCGGTATCGAGGAGCTGGAGAAGCGGCGTGGCGAGGAGGAGGTCACCTTCGAGTGGCTCGCCGAGCAGCTGCGCACGTTCGTGGACCTGAACCCGGACTTCGAGGTGCCGGTCGAGCGCCTGGCCACCTGGCTGGCCCGGCTGGACGACGAGGACGAGGAGTAG